ACCTGACGATCGTCCTGCCGGAAGTCCTGCTGCAGGAATCGGCGTTGAGCTTCCTCGGCCTCGGCATCCAGCCGCCGCTCGTCAGCCTCGGCAGCATGGTGGGGGCAGGCCGCGACTATGTCATGACCGAATGGTGGATCGCGATCCTGCCGGGCATCGTGATCTTCCTGCTGTCGCTGTCGACCAGCCTGATCGGCGACTACCTGCGCGATGCCCTCGATCCCACTCTCCAATAGCCCCTCTGATCATTTTCATCATCAAGGAGAATTCCGTTGCCTTTGCCTCTACATGCGGCTCGTCATGGTCAATTGCGCATCGCGGCCCATCGCGGTTTCAGCTATCGCTTTCCGGAAAATACCATTCTGGCATTTCAGCAGGGCGTGGCGGCCGGCGCCAATGAATGCGAGATCGACCTGATGCTGACGCGCGACGCGCAGATCGTCGTCATGCACGACCGGACGCTGGACAGGACGACCGACGGCTTCGGCTTCGTCGGCGATCATGATCTCGAGCATATTCTGACGCTCGATGCCGGCGCGAAATTCGACCCACGCTTCGCCGGGACCCGCGTGCCGACCTTCGCCGATGCCGTCCTATGGGCCAAGCAGACCGATACGCGCCTGGCGATCGAAATGAAGGAACCCGAGCGGGCGAACCGCCTTGCCGATATCATGATCGCAACCCTGCGGGATCTGGATGCTTTCGAGCACGTCGCCATATCCTCCTTCGATCACCTCGACTTGCTGCGCGTGAAGGACATTGAGCCGCGCCTGCAGACGGAGGCGATCCTTCACCATCGCCCCGTCGATATTGTCGCTTCCATGCGGGCCGGCGGGATCGATGGCGTTTCACTCGAGTTGAACCGCTTTCATCGCGCCGACGCCGAAGCGCTGCGGGAGGCCGGCATTGCCGTGCGGCTCAGCCTGCCGTTGCCTGAGAAGCTCGCTCTCTTCTGGAAAGGGGGCAGGGATTCTCTGCCGATGATCCGGCAATGCCTTAAGGAAGGGCTCATCGACGCCCTTATCGGCGACGACGTCGATTTTCTCCGCATGGTGAGCACTGGCGCCTGAGCTCTGTTTCTGAGCGGGTGCCGGTTTGGGCGGGAGGCGATGGTTGGCCTCGGCTCACTGACGCCCGCCAGTCAATACGCGATCGGGCACACGGTTCTTTATGTCACAGCGGAAGGCGGCAAGACCCTACCAAAGACCCGGCGCGAGCCGAAACCGCACGCGTCGGGCATAATCGGCATAACCTTCGAGTTCGGCATGCAGCAGGGCATCTTCCCAGTTCGTGCGCAGGATCAGCAGGGCGCTTGCCCAGGCGGCTGGGATCAAGGCCCACCATGAGGCGAGCGCCAATGCCAGCCCGGCGAACACCATGATCGCGCTGACATAGCCGGGGTGGCGCACGAATGCATAGGGGCCGCCGCTGATGACGTGCTGGCCGCGTTCGCGCTGCAGGCGGACGCCGGGCTCGAAAAAGCGATTGACCGCTTGCGCCCAGGCGCCGAGTGCTATGCCGGCGCCAAGCAGGACATAACCGAGGATCACGACGGAGATGGGCATCACCGACCACGCCATCCTGCCGGCGTCGAACGTTGCAACCGGAATTTCGGCGACAATGCCGAGGCAGATCAGCGAGACGAGGATCAGGTCCCAGCGTTTGGTGCCGGCCTGGAAGCGGTTGCGAGCCCTGAAGATTGCCGGATTTACGCGTTTCAGAACCAGGATCGCTATGCCGTAGACAACGAAAAGAAAGGCGATGAAGATCCATCCCGGCGGCCAGTCGAGGCGGCCGACCGGCAGGAAAATGAGCGCGAGCAACATGAGTGGCAGGCCGATCGCATAGGATATGGCCGCTGTTCGGGACATGGGTCGGGGTTCGGTGACAGTCATTCCGTTACTCTCCGTACATGGCGAGCGTGGGCTTGCAACCGCTGTCTCTCTTAGGGCATGCAGCTGCATCGTCCGTCGTTGAAGACATAGTTCTCCTTTTACGTGCGCCAAGAGCCGCCCGCAGACAAGTTTCCGATCGCTCATCCGCAATCGCGCTCTGGAAAACGGAATAATCCGAGGGGTTCATCCCATCATGGACGGTGAAGGCGGACGGATTGGGCATTCGGGCTCAAGCAGCGCCCATCTGCACCTTCACTTGAGATTACGAGCAAGGGCGCAATAAATCGGCTGGTCCGTCGGCCCGGCAAGTCGGGTTACCGATACCGCAATGGATGGCAATCGCGATCCAGCTTCAAGACGAATGGTTGCGCCGTCGATGCGAATGAGATCCAGATGCTTTGCCAGGTCCGGTTCGTCCAGCCCATCGAAAACGCCGCGGCCGCTGATCTTCAATGCCGCTTCCTTGGCGACCCAAAGACGGTAGCAGACCTCGCGTGCAGCGTCGCTATCGAGCCCGGCAATGGCGGCTGCCTCGCCTTGCGAGAAATGGTCGGCGGCAAAGGCGGTCGGGTCGAAGCCATTGATATCCTCGATCTCGATATCGACGCCGACAGCACTGTCGGGCGAGAAGCCCGCCAGCAGCAGGTCGTCGCGATGCGAAAGCGAAACGCCGAGTTCGTGATGGGGAGGTTTCAGTGCCGGCCGATCACTCGGCCGGCGACAGATGACAAGGTCATCCCGTTGCGCCGCGCTTCTCAAAGCGGCTTCCGCCGCTCTGTCGCGCTCCTCCCGCCCGCCTGGAGCCGCGCGGACAAGGACGGCGACCGCATCCGCAACTCTCAGGACGACCTCGGAACGAGGAGCCGTCACCGCGGCGCTCACGCAGCCGCGGAGGGCAGCGCCTCTTTTTGAACCATGGGGGCGGGTTCCTGGTCGGCTTGCACGGCCTGGGCGGGCGTGCCGGCCCATGACGTGCTTGCCGGGATGGCCTCACCCTTCATGACCAGGGTCAGCAGTCCGATCTCGGCGAACTCTCCGACATCGGCCTCGTAGAGGACCGTGCTGCCAGAGCCGACGGATACGCCCTTGCCGATCTTGATGCGGCCCACCTTCATGATGCGGTCTTCATAGAGATGAGTTTGCGGGCAGGATCCCATGTTGAGCACGGCATGGTCGCCGATATGGGTGCAGTCAAACTCGCAAATATCGGTGCTGTTGATCCATGCGCCACGGCCGATCTTCGCGCCGAAGGGGCGAAGCAGCCAGGGCAGGAAGGGCGTGCCACGCAGGTAGTCGAGCAGCATCTTGCTGGCGAGCCCGCCGTAGAAGACCGCGACAGCTTCGGTGCGCATAGCCCACCAGGACCACATCGGCCGGTTCATGGGCTTGTAGGTGCCGATCAGGGTCCATTTAAAGGCGACTGCAACCAGATACAGGATGCCCGAAGTTGCCAGGCCGGAGGCCATCAGCGTCCAGAACAGCCTGAACCAGGCGCCGTCGTCGATCGCGCTTGCCATCAGGTCGGACATCGCAAGCGCCATGACGATAAGGATGGCAGTCGGCAGGGACGTGTGCATCGCCTCGAACATGATGCGGACAAGACGCATGCGCAGAGGCGGCGCATAGGTGCTGGCGGCGGCTGCATGCAGCCGCTCGCGCGTCGGAAACTGGAAGGCGGGGCTGCCGCACCAGGTTTCGCCGGCCTTGACATGCAGGGAGTCCGGCAGGCGGGTTTTGATGCCGACGAGTGAATCATCTTCGATCACAGCGCCCTGCGAGATGACGGAGGAATTGCCGAAGAAGCAGCGGTCGCCGGTCTTCAGGCGCTTGAGCACCATCCAGCCGTTCTGGATTTCCTCGTCGCCGAAGATGGTCTCGTCGCCGATGAAGTTGTCGCGGCCCATTTCGATGAGGTCGTAGCGACCGGCGAAGTTGGCCGAGATCTCCGTGCCCTTGCCGATCTTGGCGCCCATCAGGCGGTACCAGTTGCGCATGAAGACCGTGGCATAGAGCGAATTCAACGTTTCCAGCATCGCCTCTGTGGTCAGGCCGACGATCCATTTGCGGAAATAGAGGTTGCCGAAGATGGAGTAGCGGCCCGGCACGACGCGAGGCAGCAGCACCCATCTGAGTGCCACGACGACAGCCATGGACACGACGATCAGGAGCATGGCGGCCGGCCAGGAGAGCGCGGCGATCATCCCCCAGGACAAGGGCTCATCGGTGTCCGGCGAGAACATCTGCTGCACGGCGGAGAACAGGAAAAAGGCCGGGAAGATCGGCAGGAGGCCGACGACGAGGCTGACATTGTAGGCGACGAAATAAGCGGCGAACTGGAATAGACGACCGACGATTCCCAGCTCCGGATGCGCCGGCATCTCTTCGTGCTCAGCATGCCCGGTCTGGCTGGCAGGCGAACCGTCCCAGCGCGTATGGGCTTCGACATGCGTGCCCGCGGCGATCGCCGTCAGATCGCCGATGACGGCGCCGTCGCCGATCTTGACATTGTGGCCGATGACGCAGCCATTGCCGATCTGCACGCCTTCGCCGATGTCGATTGTGCCGACATGGATCACATTGCCGATGACTTCGACATTGGCGAGCTTGATCTTGACGCCGAGGCTGGATCTCGCGCCGACGCGCACGAGGTCGATTGCGCCTTCTTCGAACTCATCGATCATCGCATCCTGGCCGACCTTGGCTCCAAGTGCCCGCATATAAAGGCGGATGAGCGGCGAGCCCTTGAGGAATTTCGGAGCCGTGAGCTGAACGATGCGCTGCATCAGCCAGATGCGGAAATAATAGGTGCCCCACAACGGATAGACGCCGGGGCGCGTGCGGCCGATGACGAGCCATTTGAGGGCGACGACGATAAGCTTTTCGCCGAGATTGAGGGCGAGATAGACGCCGCCGAGGATGAGGATCTCGTTCCAGACCGATGCGCCGTCGTCGATCAACAGGATCGAAGCGAGCAGCAAGCCGATCCATTGCAGCGTTGCGATCGCGACGATAAAGGGTAGCACTACGGCTTGGGCCAGGCCGCAGAAGAAGCGCCGGCGCCAGGGAACCGGCTCGAAATTCTTAGGCTCCTGTCCGGAGGCGCGCTCGGTCCGTTGCTCGAGGATCGCCGCAATGCCCCGCAGGGTACGGCCGGCATAGACGTCGCGCAATGCGATCCCCGCCAGCAGCGGGATCTTGCGGACCTCGGACACGAACCGGGCCGCCAGCATGGAATGGCCGCCGAGCTCGGTGAAGAAATCCGCCTCGAAATTGATGGCGCGCAGGCGAAGCGCCTCGGTCGCCGCCTTCAGCAGCTGCGCTTCGGTCCATGTGCGCGGCGGCTCCTGCGCCTGGGTCGACTGATCGCTCACCAGCGGAATAGCGGAAAGCGTCTTGCGGTCGATCTTACCGGAGGGCAGCCGTGGCAGCGACACGTGGCTGTGCCAGGCGGCGGGCACCATGTAGGGCGGCAGCTTGGCCGCCAGCACGGCGCGTGCCTTGTCGCGATCGAAGCCGTTGCCGGTCGTCACGACATGGGCGACCAGCATTTCCTCGCCATCCGGCGGCCGGTGTACGACGACGGAAGCTGCCTTCACGTCGGGAAGTTCGCCGACGACGGTCTCGATCTCACCCAGCTCGATACGGTAGCCGCGAATCTTGACCTGGTCGTCGATGCGTCCGAGGAAATGGAGCTGACCGTCTTCATCCATCAAAACGGCGTCGCCGCTGCGATAGAGCACCGGATCGTCATGAGTCGCGAAGGGATTGGCGATGAACTTGGCGGCGGTCAGCTGCGGCAGGTTTCTGTATCCGGCGGCGACACCCGGCCCGCCGATCAGCAGCTCGCCGGTATCGCCGCGCGGAACAAGCTGCATGTTTTCGTCGACGACATAGGCCGTCGTATTGGCGATCGGGCCGCCGATCGTGATCGGCCGCGATGGGTCGAGCTCGGCATAGGTCGCCACGACGGTCGTCTCGGTGGGACCGTAGGTGTTGATCAGGCGCCGGCCGGGTTTGGAGAACCGGCTGACGATCGCCGGCGGGCAGGCTTCGCCGCCGACGATGATGACGCGTAGGCTTTCGACGTCGCGTTCCAGCATGGTGAGCAGGGTCGGTACGGTGTCGATGACCGTGATCTTCTCCGCTTCCAGGACGTCGGCCAGCCTGTCGAGTTCGGCCATGACGTCCGATGTCGCGACTTTCAGCGTCGCGCCGACCAGATACGGAACGAATATTTCTTCCAGCGAGAGATCGAAGGCGACCGAAGCCTGCTGAAGGACGACATCCGATTCGACGAGCCCCAACACATCGTTACCTGCCCGCAGATAATGGCAGATGTTCCGGTGCGTGATGACGATCCCTTTCGGCTTGCCCGTGGAGCCGGACGTATAGATAGCATAGGCGGGATCATCGTGGGCCGCGACGCGCGGAACGATGTCCGCATTGTCTTCGGAAAGCACGGCCTTGAGGAGAAGCGTCTGGCCATCGAAGGAGGGCGCAAGCGCGGCCTTCTCGCCATGCGTCAGCAGCCATTTCGCGCCACAATCGGCAAGGCTGACGGCGACGCGGTCCGCGGGGGCGGCGGCATCGAAGGGGACGTAGGCGGCGCCGGCCTTGAGGATCGCAAGAAGCGCGACATGGAGTTCGAGCGAGCGCTGGAACCACAGGCCGACAAAATCGCCCGGGCCGATGCCGCGGCGGCTCAGCGCGCGCGCGGCTTCATCGGACAACCGGTCGAGTTCGGCATAGGTCATCGCCTCATCGGTTCCGATCAGGGTCAGTGCCGTCTTGTCGGGGCTGGCCGCGACCGTTGCCTTGAATATGTCTACGAGCGTCTCGCTGCGGACGAACTCAGGCCGAACGCCGCCTGAGGAAACCGAGAGGCTGGCATTTGAAGTAATCGACGAAATCTGGATAGTCATGGTAACTTCTGCGGAACGAAACTCGACACAATCAGCGTGCCATCTGTCAACGCTTATACACCCTTAAATTTGCAGCTCTCTTACGGGGGTTGTCAGGGAATTGTAATGTTGAGAAAGCTATGTTTTACCCAGCGCGGACCCGGCCTGCGTGCATGTCAGAAGAAGGATTGATATCGTTGCGCATATTCGAGCGAAGAGCCGGCTGGCCCCGCCGACTGTCCGTTCTCCTGGTGGCAGCTTTGCTGAGTTCCATAGGCATGGAGGCATCGGCTCGTTTGCATAGCAGCGTGCTGGTGGAGGATGCCGGCGCGCTGCGGCCGCTGCGCGATATCTATGCCGTCGTGGCGCGCGAAATGCCGGGACGGGTGCTGCGAATCAAGCGGGTTCGTCGCGGCGGGCGTCAGGCCTATGCCGTGCGCGTTCTGAAACCCGATGGAAAGCGTGGTGATATCGTGCTCGATGGTGCAACGCTTGCCGTAATCGAGAGACGCTGACGATGCGCATTCTCATAGCCGAGGACGAGCCCAGCATCGTGGCGGATATGCGCCGCTGCCTGGAAGACCAGCATTATGTCGTCTCGACCGTGAGCAATGGCGAAGAGGCGTGGTATCGTGGTGATATCGAGCATTTCGATCTCGTGATCCTCGATCTTGGGCTGCCGAAGCTCGATGGCCTGACGGTATTGCGACGCTGGCGTGCCGAGCGCCGCGGCATGCCTGTGATCATATTGACGGCGCGCGACGGTTGGCGCGACAAGGTCGATGGCATGGATGCCGGCGCCGACGACTATCTGACCAAGCCCTTCCGCATGGAGGAGCTTCTGGCCCGTGTGCGCGCCCTGATGCGCCGCGCGGCCGGGCAATCCTCTCCCATTCTTTCCAATGGCGTGCTGGAACTCGACACGCGCCAGCGCACCGTTTCGTTTCGCGGGCAGCCGGTGCAGGTCACGGCTCTTGAATATCGGCTTCTGGCCTATTTGATGCACAATGCCGGCACCGTGCTCTCTCGATCGCAGATCGCCGACAGTATCTATGACGAGGAGACGGAGCTTCTGTCGAACGCGCTTGAAGTCGTCGTCGCGCGCCTGCGGCGCAAATTCGACGGGACTGTTATCGAGACCCGCCGCGGCCAGGGTTATATCATTCCGCGCGAGGCGCCGCCGTCATGACACCGTTCTCGCTGCGGGGGCGGTTGCTGCTGGGTTCTGTGGTGGCGATCATCGTTGCAACCTTTCTTGCCGGGGTCGGCATCAACGCCATTTCCGGGCTGGCGGTGAGGGCGCTCGCGCTCTCCGAGATAGACGAGGAACTACGCGTCCTGCTGGCGGCGGTCGATATAAATTCCTCCAATCAGCTTTTCCTCGACGATACGCCGACGGATCCCCGCTTCGGCATCCCGAATGGCGGTTTCTATTGGCAGGTCGGGCGCAACGGCACTGTCGAGCTGCGCTCGCAGTCGCTCTGGGAACAGAACCTGTCCTGGCTTCGTGCCCGCCCTCGCGATGCCGGCCGGGCAACGGATATGAAGGGGCCGAACGGCAGCCGTCTTCTCGCCGTCGAACGGTCCATTTCGATCCCCTCGGCCACGGGCGACCAGACGGTCGATATCGTCATGGCGCTCGACAATAGCGAACTTGCGCCGGCGCGGTGGCGCTTCTTCTATGCCATGGCGCCATCCCTTGGCGTGCTGTCGGTCGCCCTGATCGGGGCGGTCGTGGTATTTCTGCGCTATGGATTGCGGCCGCTGAACGATCTCCGCACGGCGTTGATGGCGGTCCAGGAGCGATCCGCACGAAAGATCACCGGTCAGTTTCCGCGGGAGGTCCAGCCTCTCGTGGACGATCTCAACGGCCTGCTGGTCTCCCGCGAGACGCAGTTGACCCAGGCGCGCGCTCGCGCCGGTGATCTCGCGCATGGCCTCAAGACGCCGCTGGCAGCTCTCGAGGCGACGGCGCGGATGCTTTCGGAAGAGGGCATGTCGGAGCGCGCCGCGGCAATCCAGGCGGAAGTCAGCCGCATGGAAGCGCAGATCAAGCGGACGCTGGCGCAGACCCGCGCGAGCCTGGCGGCCGCTCATACGGTCGGGGTCATGGATGCCAGCGCGGACCTGCAGAAGATCATCTCGGTCATGCGGCGCCTGTCGGCGGATCGGGAGATAGAATTCGAGCTTGCGGCACCCGCAGAGATGTGGCTGGCGGTGGACGAAGCGGATTTCGCCGATATTACCGGCAACCTGATCGACAATGCCAGGAAGTGGGCAGCGGGAAAGGTCAAGGTTTGCCTGGCGCTGCTGCCCGAACTCGAAGGCGTGAAGTTGCTCATCGAGGATGATGGTCCCGGCCTGCCGGAGGATGCCGAGATCGCCTTCATCCGCCGCGGCCGGCGGTTGGACGAAAGCATCGCCGGAACCGGCTTCGGTCTTGCGATCGCCAAGGATCTGGTCGAGGCCTATGACGGCAAGCTGACGCTCACCCGCTCCAATCTCGGCGGATTGTCGGTCACCGTCACTTTGCCGGCGCGTCTCATCAAGGAAAGGCAAATGGCGCCGGAAGTCTAGCCCGCGATCGCCTTGACATATCTCTCAGCCGAGCGCTCCACCACGCGGTTGCCGTCGCTCTCGACCGTGCGGCCGGGGAATGCGCCGTAGATCGTCTCGAACCGGTATGGCTGCACGGCTTGCGAAATTGTCGTGACCGCCTTGACGGCGAGGGGAACGAGGTTCGGATAGCTGCGCATGAAGCTGACGAATTTGCGGTCCATGGTGACCTGCATGGTGTCGCCGACGAAAAGGGCGCCCCGACCGCCCTCGAGCCAGGGGCAATGGAGCACGGAACTGCCGTCAAAATGACCGCCGCAGCGGATCATCGTCGCCTGGCCGATCCGCAGCGTTTCACCTGTCCCTGGGCGCAGGGCCGAACCGGACCGCTGCACCCATTTGGCATCATCGGCGTGGATATGGACCGGCACGTCGCCGCAGGCCGCACTCCATTCGATCATCGACGAATAGAAGTGGGGATGGGAGATCGCGATCGCGCCCAAGCCACCCATGGCGGCAATCCGGGCTTTGCTGGCCTCGTCGATGAGGCTGAGGCAATCCCAGAGGATATTGCCATCCGGCCCTTCGATCAGAAATGCGCGCTGGCCAATGCCGAAAGAAGGCGAGATCTGCAGGCTGTGGACGCCTTCCGCTTCTTCGTTCCAGGTCAGGCTATGGGTTTGGCCAAGCGTTGCCATATCCGTCCATTCCTGCCCTGATTGAGGCACGAATTGACGATCATCCTCGCATGTCGGGCAGGTTGGCGGTGGTGCGTCGCTCTCGCTGAACTGCGTACCGCATGTCATGCAGATAAAATGCGTCATCTCGAAGTCCTCACCTGCTTGTCTTCCCAGCCTGCGGGCGGGAGCCCGCCGCGCGGCAATGGAGGTTTCATGCTATATTGGCCGGACGTTGGGTGGATCAAAGCGAAAAGGCGAAGCAGCGCCCATCGGAGGCGCGTTGTAACAAAATGGGCACCTCTGTAGACTCCTGCCTTTTAACGCGTAGTATGAAGCTCATCGCCACCAATCCATAGGCGCCCGTGACCGCAGGATAAAGTCTGAGTCGCGCGCCTAGGAATACGAGGAATTCCATGCCCCTTCCGAAGCCGGCAGAAATGTCGCAAGATCCTGGTCTTCGCGCCACTCTTCTGAAATGGGCAGGGAAATTCGTCGACTCGGAGGCTGCTGCAGATCGCGTTGTGCGGCGAACCATCAACGTTATCTGTGATAATCCCGAGCTATTGGACGGCGCTCATATGAACGAAGCACTTTTCGCCCTCTTGCGTCGCTATGCCTTCGACGAGAACGATTTGAGAGCAAGCCGGCAATCCGACAGCACGACGCCGGCCTTCAACGATATGAGCAACAAAGAGAATCTTCAAACGGAATAGTAGTTTCCATAGCTGGCTTGTCTATCCGGACGGGCCGCCGGTTCTATCCCCATCAAAAGCGCCACCTCCAGACCGTCCGGCACTCTCAATGACTTTGTTTTTCGCCCGCCAAGGCCGGGGGAGGCGCGTTGCGCCGCCGCCGCCAAAGGTGCTGACAGGCGGACGGGCAATCACAATGCGATCGGCTGGGCCTGCGGAAGCTCAAACGACGACGGGACATCTGCGAAGCAATCAAGCGGAAACGCTGTTCATATTCAGGATGTGAAACGGGCCGGCATAACCGGCCCATCCGTTATCAATCCTGTTCGATCGGCGCCGATACCGCGGCCGTTGGGTTCTGCCGCTCAAACCGGTCGGCGACCAGCATCGAGAGCATCATTTCCACAAGACCATTGGTGGCACCTTTTTCGCCACCGCCGACCTGGATCTGTGGCACGAGCGGCAGCCTGCCGTTCTCGATCGCCTCGGCGAAGCGCATGAGGACCTGTGAGTTGAGCTGATAGTCCGGCCCACCGAAGGCTGCGACCTTCTTCTCGGTGGCCTCGGCTTCCGCCAAACCGACGGCGCGCACCTTTTCGGCGTCCGCAAAACCGGTCGCCTTGATGCGCTCCGCATCGGCAAGCGCTATGGCTTTGATCCGGTCGGCTTCGCCGAGGCCGGCGAGGCGCACTTTCTCGGCCTCTGCCTTGGCGGTGACCTGGATGGTTTCCGCCTGCTGGCGGGTGCGGGCGAGTTGCGCCTTACCCTCGTTCTCGCTGATCTCGATGGTGAGCGCGGACGTCGTGATCTTGGCCTGCTGTTCGGCGAGCGCTTCCTTCTCGCGCAATGTGCGCTCCTGGATCGAAGCTGCTTCCTGCAATTTATAGGTCTCGATCTTTTCAACCGCGATCTGGCGCTCGCGCAGCTGGATCAGGATCTGTTCTATACTGTTCTGGCCATTGCTGGCGCGCGGCGTGCCGATCAGCACTTCCTGCAGTTCGAGACTGTAGGAGGCAAATTTCTCG
Above is a genomic segment from Rhizobium sp. CCGE531 containing:
- a CDS encoding MBL fold metallo-hydrolase: MTHFICMTCGTQFSESDAPPPTCPTCEDDRQFVPQSGQEWTDMATLGQTHSLTWNEEAEGVHSLQISPSFGIGQRAFLIEGPDGNILWDCLSLIDEASKARIAAMGGLGAIAISHPHFYSSMIEWSAACGDVPVHIHADDAKWVQRSGSALRPGTGETLRIGQATMIRCGGHFDGSSVLHCPWLEGGRGALFVGDTMQVTMDRKFVSFMRSYPNLVPLAVKAVTTISQAVQPYRFETIYGAFPGRTVESDGNRVVERSAERYVKAIAG
- a CDS encoding Pls/PosA family non-ribosomal peptide synthetase, which translates into the protein MTIQISSITSNASLSVSSGGVRPEFVRSETLVDIFKATVAASPDKTALTLIGTDEAMTYAELDRLSDEAARALSRRGIGPGDFVGLWFQRSLELHVALLAILKAGAAYVPFDAAAPADRVAVSLADCGAKWLLTHGEKAALAPSFDGQTLLLKAVLSEDNADIVPRVAAHDDPAYAIYTSGSTGKPKGIVITHRNICHYLRAGNDVLGLVESDVVLQQASVAFDLSLEEIFVPYLVGATLKVATSDVMAELDRLADVLEAEKITVIDTVPTLLTMLERDVESLRVIIVGGEACPPAIVSRFSKPGRRLINTYGPTETTVVATYAELDPSRPITIGGPIANTTAYVVDENMQLVPRGDTGELLIGGPGVAAGYRNLPQLTAAKFIANPFATHDDPVLYRSGDAVLMDEDGQLHFLGRIDDQVKIRGYRIELGEIETVVGELPDVKAASVVVHRPPDGEEMLVAHVVTTGNGFDRDKARAVLAAKLPPYMVPAAWHSHVSLPRLPSGKIDRKTLSAIPLVSDQSTQAQEPPRTWTEAQLLKAATEALRLRAINFEADFFTELGGHSMLAARFVSEVRKIPLLAGIALRDVYAGRTLRGIAAILEQRTERASGQEPKNFEPVPWRRRFFCGLAQAVVLPFIVAIATLQWIGLLLASILLIDDGASVWNEILILGGVYLALNLGEKLIVVALKWLVIGRTRPGVYPLWGTYYFRIWLMQRIVQLTAPKFLKGSPLIRLYMRALGAKVGQDAMIDEFEEGAIDLVRVGARSSLGVKIKLANVEVIGNVIHVGTIDIGEGVQIGNGCVIGHNVKIGDGAVIGDLTAIAAGTHVEAHTRWDGSPASQTGHAEHEEMPAHPELGIVGRLFQFAAYFVAYNVSLVVGLLPIFPAFFLFSAVQQMFSPDTDEPLSWGMIAALSWPAAMLLIVVSMAVVVALRWVLLPRVVPGRYSIFGNLYFRKWIVGLTTEAMLETLNSLYATVFMRNWYRLMGAKIGKGTEISANFAGRYDLIEMGRDNFIGDETIFGDEEIQNGWMVLKRLKTGDRCFFGNSSVISQGAVIEDDSLVGIKTRLPDSLHVKAGETWCGSPAFQFPTRERLHAAAASTYAPPLRMRLVRIMFEAMHTSLPTAILIVMALAMSDLMASAIDDGAWFRLFWTLMASGLATSGILYLVAVAFKWTLIGTYKPMNRPMWSWWAMRTEAVAVFYGGLASKMLLDYLRGTPFLPWLLRPFGAKIGRGAWINSTDICEFDCTHIGDHAVLNMGSCPQTHLYEDRIMKVGRIKIGKGVSVGSGSTVLYEADVGEFAEIGLLTLVMKGEAIPASTSWAGTPAQAVQADQEPAPMVQKEALPSAAA
- a CDS encoding response regulator transcription factor — encoded protein: MRILIAEDEPSIVADMRRCLEDQHYVVSTVSNGEEAWYRGDIEHFDLVILDLGLPKLDGLTVLRRWRAERRGMPVIILTARDGWRDKVDGMDAGADDYLTKPFRMEELLARVRALMRRAAGQSSPILSNGVLELDTRQRTVSFRGQPVQVTALEYRLLAYLMHNAGTVLSRSQIADSIYDEETELLSNALEVVVARLRRKFDGTVIETRRGQGYIIPREAPPS
- a CDS encoding 4'-phosphopantetheinyl transferase superfamily protein; translated protein: MTAPRSEVVLRVADAVAVLVRAAPGGREERDRAAEAALRSAAQRDDLVICRRPSDRPALKPPHHELGVSLSHRDDLLLAGFSPDSAVGVDIEIEDINGFDPTAFAADHFSQGEAAAIAGLDSDAAREVCYRLWVAKEAALKISGRGVFDGLDEPDLAKHLDLIRIDGATIRLEAGSRLPSIAVSVTRLAGPTDQPIYCALARNLK
- a CDS encoding glycerophosphodiester phosphodiesterase family protein, whose protein sequence is MPLPLHAARHGQLRIAAHRGFSYRFPENTILAFQQGVAAGANECEIDLMLTRDAQIVVMHDRTLDRTTDGFGFVGDHDLEHILTLDAGAKFDPRFAGTRVPTFADAVLWAKQTDTRLAIEMKEPERANRLADIMIATLRDLDAFEHVAISSFDHLDLLRVKDIEPRLQTEAILHHRPVDIVASMRAGGIDGVSLELNRFHRADAEALREAGIAVRLSLPLPEKLALFWKGGRDSLPMIRQCLKEGLIDALIGDDVDFLRMVSTGA
- a CDS encoding HAMP domain-containing sensor histidine kinase, with the translated sequence MTPFSLRGRLLLGSVVAIIVATFLAGVGINAISGLAVRALALSEIDEELRVLLAAVDINSSNQLFLDDTPTDPRFGIPNGGFYWQVGRNGTVELRSQSLWEQNLSWLRARPRDAGRATDMKGPNGSRLLAVERSISIPSATGDQTVDIVMALDNSELAPARWRFFYAMAPSLGVLSVALIGAVVVFLRYGLRPLNDLRTALMAVQERSARKITGQFPREVQPLVDDLNGLLVSRETQLTQARARAGDLAHGLKTPLAALEATARMLSEEGMSERAAAIQAEVSRMEAQIKRTLAQTRASLAAAHTVGVMDASADLQKIISVMRRLSADREIEFELAAPAEMWLAVDEADFADITGNLIDNARKWAAGKVKVCLALLPELEGVKLLIEDDGPGLPEDAEIAFIRRGRRLDESIAGTGFGLAIAKDLVEAYDGKLTLTRSNLGGLSVTVTLPARLIKERQMAPEV
- a CDS encoding isoprenylcysteine carboxylmethyltransferase family protein — protein: MTVTEPRPMSRTAAISYAIGLPLMLLALIFLPVGRLDWPPGWIFIAFLFVVYGIAILVLKRVNPAIFRARNRFQAGTKRWDLILVSLICLGIVAEIPVATFDAGRMAWSVMPISVVILGYVLLGAGIALGAWAQAVNRFFEPGVRLQRERGQHVISGGPYAFVRHPGYVSAIMVFAGLALALASWWALIPAAWASALLILRTNWEDALLHAELEGYADYARRVRFRLAPGLW